Proteins encoded by one window of Emticicia oligotrophica DSM 17448:
- the rpiB gene encoding ribose 5-phosphate isomerase B — MKVAIAGDHAGFEYKKIILRYLQEQNYQTADFGPYTDESMDYPDTAHQLSSAVESGEYEFGILICGSGNGVCMTANHHKGIRAGLAWNVEVAALIRQHNNANVICLPARFIDENLALDCVKTFLSTEFEGGRHARRADKISC; from the coding sequence ACAAGAAAATTATTCTTCGTTATCTTCAAGAACAAAACTATCAAACTGCAGATTTCGGGCCTTACACTGATGAATCAATGGATTATCCTGATACTGCACATCAATTATCAAGTGCGGTAGAAAGTGGTGAGTATGAATTTGGGATTTTGATTTGTGGTAGTGGCAATGGTGTTTGCATGACCGCTAACCATCATAAAGGTATTAGAGCAGGCTTGGCATGGAATGTTGAAGTAGCAGCATTAATCAGACAACATAATAACGCAAATGTAATCTGTTTGCCAGCTCGTTTTATTGATGAAAATTTGGCATTAGATTGTGTAAAAACCTTCTTGAGTACTGAATTTGAAGGTGGGCGTCATGCCAGAAGAGCCGATAAAATATCTTGCTAA
- the rbfA gene encoding 30S ribosome-binding factor RbfA — MESKRQKQVAKQIQKDLGEIFQREMKSQLEGAFVTITDVKVTPDLAIARVYLSFLLTKDKEGILQIIRENTKSIRTQLGERVRHQLRIVPNLQFFIDDTAEYAQKIDALFATIVIPPAEEETES; from the coding sequence ATGGAATCAAAAAGACAAAAACAAGTAGCAAAACAGATACAGAAGGATTTAGGTGAAATTTTTCAGCGTGAAATGAAAAGCCAATTAGAAGGTGCTTTCGTAACAATTACAGATGTAAAAGTTACGCCTGATTTGGCGATTGCAAGAGTTTATTTAAGTTTTTTATTGACAAAAGACAAAGAAGGTATTCTACAAATAATCAGAGAAAATACAAAGTCAATTCGCACGCAACTAGGAGAAAGAGTGCGTCATCAATTAAGAATTGTGCCAAATCTTCAGTTTTTTATTGATGATACCGCCGAATATGCTCAAAAAATTGATGCACTTTTTGCAACTATTGTCATTCCTCCAGCTGAAGAGGAAACCGAGTCTTAA
- a CDS encoding FtsX-like permease family protein: MLGIGIGTMALVIVLSVFNGLEDLNRRIFKSFDPDLRILPMVGKSFILDEKQLNLIKSLNGIDYVTEVIQDNALVKYENSQMVVTLKGVDDGFQKHSPLRKSLVEGNFILQKDSVDYAFIGGNVYGALNISLQNIIEPLEIWYPRNRKSVSLNPDDNINRYTINISGVYSLEQFHDDYVYVPLSVAQQLTEYGNKRSSLEIQVKQGFEIPEIQKKIKKILGENFLVQNQDEQNASLFRAIKIEKLFIFIALLFIIGIASFNIFFSLTMLVIDKQQDIKTLFAMGADESMVKRIFFSEGAIVSFIGAIVGLILGGLICFLQENFGIIKMGMESSIVDAYPVKMQLSDFILTSISIIIITLIASYLPAQRAAKN, from the coding sequence ATGCTGGGTATTGGTATCGGTACGATGGCTTTGGTAATTGTATTATCGGTTTTTAATGGTTTAGAAGACTTAAATCGAAGAATTTTCAAATCATTTGACCCTGATTTGAGGATTTTACCAATGGTAGGAAAGAGTTTTATTTTGGATGAAAAACAATTAAACTTAATAAAATCTCTCAATGGAATTGATTATGTAACGGAAGTAATCCAAGACAATGCTTTAGTGAAATATGAAAATTCTCAAATGGTAGTTACACTAAAAGGGGTTGATGATGGTTTTCAAAAACATAGCCCTTTAAGGAAATCACTTGTTGAAGGAAATTTTATCCTCCAAAAAGATAGTGTTGATTATGCATTTATTGGAGGTAATGTTTATGGTGCTTTGAATATCTCATTACAAAATATCATTGAACCACTCGAAATTTGGTATCCTCGTAATCGGAAATCGGTTTCTTTGAATCCAGATGATAATATCAATCGATATACTATTAATATATCAGGAGTTTATTCTTTGGAGCAATTTCATGATGATTATGTCTATGTGCCACTATCAGTTGCACAACAATTAACCGAATACGGAAATAAAAGAAGTAGCCTCGAAATTCAAGTTAAACAAGGTTTTGAGATTCCAGAAATTCAAAAGAAAATTAAAAAAATCTTAGGGGAAAACTTTCTTGTACAAAACCAAGACGAACAAAATGCCTCCTTATTTAGGGCCATTAAAATCGAAAAACTTTTTATTTTTATAGCTTTATTGTTTATCATTGGGATTGCCTCTTTTAATATTTTCTTTTCTTTAACCATGTTGGTTATTGATAAGCAACAAGATATTAAAACGCTTTTTGCCATGGGGGCTGATGAAAGTATGGTCAAAAGGATTTTCTTTTCGGAAGGAGCAATTGTATCTTTTATTGGTGCAATCGTTGGCCTAATTTTAGGCGGTTTGATTTGTTTCTTACAAGAAAATTTTGGTATCATCAAAATGGGAATGGAGAGTTCGATTGTAGATGCTTATCCTGTAAAAATGCAACTTTCAGATTTTATTTTAACATCAATATCTATCATTATTATTACATTAATAGCCTCTTATTTACCCGCTCAAAGGGCAGCCAAAAACTAA
- a CDS encoding M1 family aminopeptidase, with protein MRFFLSFVFFGWCISVFAQENTIVAPTKGQYNPSRTKEVDLVHTKLELKPDWKNQWLLGKATITLKPHFYPQTQVSLDAKGFEIKEVTQNNKPLKFEYNKLVLKVDLAQVYTRKDTFSLQITYIAKPNELPTGGSDAITSDKGLYFINPLGTELDKPQQIWTQGETEANSCWFPTIDSPNQKMTQDIFLTVESKFTTLSNGKLISSKLNSDGTRTDYWKQSKPAAPYLTMIAVGDFKKIIDPNFKDFEVSYFVEPKFEKYAMNIFGRTPEMIRYFEKLLGVKFQWEKYAQMAVRDYVSGAMENTTATIHGEFIQKDNHQLVDDNDDGVIAHELFHHWFGDLVTCESWANLPLNEAFANYAEYLWANYKYGKDEGDLVSFIALNQYLDESKEKQEPLIRFQYNDKEDMFDSHSYAKGGRILHMLRNVVGDEAFFEALKQYLLQYSYKTAEIEDLRIVFENVTGQDLHWFFEQWFLKPGHPILKVSHDYKEGKILLNIKQIQDTTYTPIYRIPLKVFVKTEGEEFVKEIVIDKKQQSFEIAASFSPKMVLLDPENILVGKIEHPKSKDELIYQFYNSANIITKLNVLDSLTFIPEEDTTFYYPAADKKIRQLLIDATKDKFWRVRQFAVQKLFDYDGEDFLEVERALQYRVIHDERSYVRADAILAMKGFQNSHNDKLFREALNDSSYTVQAAAIEALLATKPVDALELVLKFETSTDPNIFAAVANYFAEEASPLRFDWFMIHLKQMKGNDLYQVLGIFGTYLVKSSTEIQLKSVPLLKQIAQNDSQWYVRFAGMQTLNLISDNKEVKVIIKEITDAEKDERLKKIYKQFKDI; from the coding sequence ATGAGGTTTTTTTTAAGTTTTGTGTTTTTTGGTTGGTGTATCAGCGTTTTTGCCCAAGAAAACACCATTGTAGCTCCAACTAAGGGTCAGTATAATCCTTCACGTACGAAAGAAGTTGATTTGGTTCATACAAAACTTGAGCTTAAACCAGACTGGAAAAATCAATGGCTTTTGGGAAAAGCAACCATTACATTAAAACCTCACTTTTACCCACAAACACAAGTAAGTTTAGATGCTAAAGGCTTTGAAATTAAGGAAGTTACACAGAACAACAAGCCTCTTAAATTTGAATATAACAAATTAGTTTTAAAAGTAGATTTAGCTCAAGTTTACACTCGAAAGGATACATTTTCATTACAAATAACATACATTGCTAAGCCAAATGAGTTGCCTACTGGAGGCAGTGATGCAATAACTTCAGATAAAGGCCTCTATTTTATTAATCCTTTAGGTACAGAATTAGATAAACCTCAACAAATCTGGACACAAGGTGAAACAGAAGCTAATTCTTGTTGGTTTCCTACCATAGATTCGCCAAATCAGAAAATGACCCAAGATATTTTCTTGACGGTAGAATCTAAGTTTACTACACTTTCCAATGGTAAGTTAATTTCATCCAAACTGAATTCAGATGGCACTCGCACTGACTATTGGAAACAATCAAAACCTGCCGCTCCTTATTTGACAATGATTGCAGTTGGCGATTTTAAGAAGATTATTGACCCCAATTTTAAGGATTTTGAAGTTAGCTACTTTGTAGAACCAAAATTTGAAAAATACGCAATGAATATTTTTGGTCGAACTCCAGAAATGATTCGGTATTTTGAAAAACTCCTAGGAGTAAAATTTCAGTGGGAAAAATATGCTCAAATGGCTGTCCGTGATTACGTTTCTGGAGCAATGGAGAATACAACAGCCACGATTCACGGTGAGTTCATTCAAAAGGATAATCACCAATTGGTTGATGACAATGATGATGGGGTGATTGCCCATGAACTTTTTCATCATTGGTTCGGAGATTTAGTTACTTGCGAATCTTGGGCAAATTTACCATTAAATGAAGCTTTTGCTAATTATGCTGAATATTTGTGGGCAAACTATAAGTATGGGAAAGATGAAGGCGATTTAGTGTCGTTTATTGCACTAAATCAATATTTAGATGAATCTAAAGAAAAACAAGAGCCACTCATCAGATTCCAATATAATGACAAAGAAGATATGTTTGATTCACATTCTTACGCAAAGGGTGGGAGAATTTTACACATGCTCCGAAATGTTGTTGGTGATGAGGCTTTTTTTGAAGCTTTAAAGCAGTATCTTTTACAATATTCCTACAAGACTGCCGAAATAGAAGATTTAAGAATTGTATTTGAAAATGTGACAGGTCAGGACTTGCATTGGTTTTTTGAACAGTGGTTTTTGAAGCCAGGTCATCCTATTTTAAAGGTTTCACATGATTACAAAGAAGGCAAAATATTGTTGAATATCAAACAAATTCAAGACACCACCTATACACCAATCTATCGTATTCCATTGAAAGTTTTCGTAAAAACAGAAGGTGAGGAGTTCGTTAAAGAAATTGTGATTGATAAGAAACAACAAAGTTTTGAAATTGCTGCTAGTTTTTCTCCAAAAATGGTGCTCTTAGACCCCGAAAATATCTTGGTTGGTAAAATAGAGCACCCAAAGTCGAAGGATGAATTGATTTATCAATTTTATAATTCAGCAAATATAATTACAAAGCTTAATGTACTTGATTCATTGACTTTTATTCCAGAAGAAGATACAACTTTTTATTACCCGGCAGCCGACAAGAAAATTAGACAATTGTTGATTGATGCAACTAAGGATAAATTCTGGCGAGTAAGACAATTTGCCGTTCAAAAACTCTTCGATTATGATGGCGAGGATTTCCTTGAAGTAGAAAGAGCTTTACAATATAGAGTTATTCACGATGAGCGTTCGTATGTACGTGCGGATGCAATTTTAGCTATGAAAGGCTTCCAAAATTCTCATAATGATAAGCTTTTTAGAGAGGCACTCAACGATAGTTCATATACAGTGCAAGCGGCGGCTATTGAGGCACTTTTGGCTACTAAGCCCGTCGATGCTTTAGAGTTGGTTTTAAAATTTGAGACTTCAACTGATCCCAATATTTTTGCTGCGGTTGCCAATTATTTTGCTGAGGAGGCTTCACCTCTGCGATTCGATTGGTTTATGATTCATTTAAAACAAATGAAAGGAAATGATTTATACCAAGTATTAGGAATTTTTGGTACTTATTTAGTGAAATCTTCTACCGAAATTCAATTGAAAAGTGTACCTCTTTTAAAACAAATTGCACAAAATGATTCTCAATGGTATGTTCGTTTTGCAGGAATGCAAACCTTAAATCTAATCAGTGATAATAAGGAAGTAAAAGTCATAATTAAGGAGATTACAGATGCTGAGAAAGATGAACGACTGAAAAAAATCTACAAACAATTCAAGGATATTTAG
- a CDS encoding radical SAM/SPASM domain-containing protein: MNRNIQDGLNFFSKVTWPRAWNALKNVGSYLESKVTGRPIHRGLPIAISIEPTTSCNLRCPECPSGLRSFTRPTGMLPENLFKQTIDELSETLLYLIFYFQGEPYLHPKFLELVKYASQKGIYTATSTNAHYLTDTLAKKTIESGLDRMIISIDGTTQDVYEQYRVGGNLDKVIEGTKKIVHWKKELKSKTPHIIFQFLVVKPNEHQIEDVKQLAKEIGVDEVAFKTAQIYDYENGSPLIPTIDRYSRYEEIGEGQYKIKNKLLDHCWKMWHSCVITWDGLVVPCCFDKDAEYRMGDLKAKSFKDIWQSAPYQHFRKSLTTARSEIEMCKNCTEGTKIWG, translated from the coding sequence ATGAATAGAAATATTCAAGATGGATTAAATTTTTTCTCTAAAGTTACTTGGCCGAGAGCTTGGAATGCTTTGAAAAATGTGGGTAGTTATCTTGAATCAAAAGTTACAGGACGACCAATTCATAGAGGCTTACCGATTGCAATTTCTATTGAGCCAACTACTTCATGTAATCTTCGTTGTCCAGAATGTCCGAGCGGACTAAGGAGCTTTACTCGTCCAACGGGTATGCTTCCTGAAAATCTTTTTAAGCAAACCATTGACGAACTTTCAGAAACACTACTATATTTGATTTTCTATTTTCAAGGAGAGCCATATTTACATCCGAAATTCTTAGAATTAGTTAAATATGCTTCCCAAAAAGGCATTTATACTGCTACTTCCACTAATGCACATTATTTAACAGATACTTTGGCAAAAAAAACTATTGAATCGGGTTTGGATAGAATGATTATTTCAATTGATGGAACAACCCAAGATGTTTATGAACAATACAGAGTTGGTGGAAATTTAGATAAAGTTATTGAAGGAACTAAAAAGATTGTGCATTGGAAAAAAGAGTTAAAGTCAAAAACGCCACACATTATTTTTCAATTTTTGGTAGTTAAACCCAATGAGCATCAAATTGAAGATGTAAAGCAATTAGCCAAAGAAATTGGTGTTGATGAAGTAGCTTTTAAAACAGCACAAATTTATGATTACGAAAATGGCTCGCCCTTAATTCCAACGATTGATAGATATTCAAGATACGAAGAGATAGGAGAGGGGCAGTATAAAATCAAGAATAAGCTACTTGACCATTGTTGGAAAATGTGGCATTCATGTGTAATTACTTGGGATGGTTTGGTTGTTCCTTGTTGTTTTGATAAAGATGCAGAATACAGAATGGGAGATTTAAAAGCTAAATCATTCAAAGATATTTGGCAAAGTGCTCCTTATCAGCATTTTAGGAAATCGCTTACAACAGCACGTTCGGAGATAGAAATGTGTAAAAACTGCACAGAAGGTACAAAAATTTGGGGATAA
- a CDS encoding nucleoside permease: protein MTALTRIKLMLMMFLMFCTWGAWYGQMGKYLFTSLNATGDQIGGAYATFSIASIVAPFFMGMIADRFFSAQKVMGVLNIIGAIILYFLIQTKDPDVFFWYILAYTITFAPNLALSNSIAMNQMENPEKEFPSIRVVGTIAWIVITNIIGFYGVGDKVTIFQIAMFTSIAWAVFAFTLPNTPPKATKATSIGEILGTDAFVLFKDRSFLIFFICSILVCIPLSFYYAHANLSLTESNMTNVENKMSLGQVSEVGFMLLIPFALSKFGIKKMLIVGLIAWIVRFICFGYGDGISSEWMLYLAIVLHGVCYDFFFVTGQIYTDNKAGEKIKNSAQGLITLATYGIGMGIGSILSGKVLDKYTTKVGEVSTHDWTSVWMVPAAIAAVVLVLFVLVFKDNTRANA from the coding sequence ATGACAGCTCTAACACGAATTAAATTAATGTTGATGATGTTTCTCATGTTTTGTACTTGGGGAGCTTGGTATGGCCAAATGGGAAAATATTTATTTACATCTTTGAATGCAACAGGCGACCAAATAGGAGGGGCTTATGCGACATTTTCTATCGCTTCGATTGTTGCACCATTCTTTATGGGTATGATTGCTGACCGCTTCTTTTCTGCTCAAAAAGTGATGGGTGTTTTAAATATTATTGGGGCAATAATTCTATATTTTTTAATTCAAACTAAAGACCCAGATGTATTCTTCTGGTATATTTTGGCTTACACGATAACTTTCGCACCAAATTTGGCACTTTCAAATTCCATTGCAATGAATCAAATGGAAAATCCTGAAAAAGAATTTCCTTCGATAAGAGTAGTTGGTACAATTGCTTGGATTGTCATTACAAATATTATTGGTTTCTATGGTGTAGGCGATAAGGTAACAATCTTCCAAATTGCTATGTTTACTTCAATTGCTTGGGCGGTTTTTGCATTTACGCTTCCAAATACACCTCCAAAAGCAACTAAAGCAACTTCTATCGGCGAGATTTTAGGTACAGATGCGTTTGTATTATTCAAAGACCGTTCGTTTTTGATTTTCTTTATTTGTTCAATTTTAGTTTGTATTCCGCTTTCATTCTACTATGCTCACGCCAATTTATCATTGACAGAATCAAATATGACAAATGTTGAAAATAAGATGTCTCTTGGTCAGGTTTCTGAAGTTGGTTTTATGCTACTTATTCCTTTTGCTTTAAGTAAATTTGGAATCAAGAAAATGTTGATAGTTGGCTTAATTGCTTGGATTGTACGCTTTATTTGTTTTGGTTATGGAGATGGAATTTCATCTGAATGGATGCTTTATTTAGCGATTGTTCTTCACGGTGTATGTTATGACTTCTTCTTTGTTACCGGACAAATTTATACAGATAACAAAGCGGGTGAAAAAATTAAGAACTCAGCTCAAGGTTTAATTACTTTAGCCACTTACGGAATTGGTATGGGTATTGGTTCTATCCTTTCTGGCAAAGTTTTAGATAAGTATACAACAAAAGTAGGCGAAGTAAGTACGCACGATTGGACATCAGTTTGGATGGTACCTGCGGCCATTGCTGCAGTAGTATTAGTACTTTTTGTGCTCGTTTTTAAGGATAATACAAGAGCAAATGCTTAA
- a CDS encoding ABC transporter permease, which translates to MNLPRFIAQRIQKTNTTTFTSTVTKIGISSIAIGLAVMIISFSILIGFKKTIKEKLFSLSSHIQVNKITLNQSFEETPLTINTKFHQNYRKIPEIRHLQVVANKAGLLKSIEEHAGIVIKGVGKDYDWDTFNENLVEGRKINFKDTTYSDEIIISKKIANQLKIKLSDEVRIYFIQNPPRIRKVKVVGIYDTGLEEFDKNFILGDLALIQKMNDWNNQTVGHYEIFIKNFDQLDATAKQVFDEIDQDMQILRVTDMFPAIFDWLSLMDRNIIVIIGLILLVASFNMISVLLVMMMERTPMIGLLKALGSDNAKIRKIFIYNGLTIIIKGMAYGNIIGLGFCFLQKEFKIIPLDSESYYMSFVPISIDWLTVLWLNVVTVILVWAVITIPTFVVSKMKLVESLKFKS; encoded by the coding sequence ATGAATTTACCAAGGTTTATTGCTCAAAGAATTCAAAAAACCAACACAACCACATTTACTTCAACAGTTACAAAGATTGGAATATCAAGTATTGCAATTGGCTTGGCTGTGATGATTATTTCATTTAGTATCTTGATTGGCTTCAAAAAAACCATCAAAGAAAAACTTTTTAGTTTGAGTTCTCACATTCAAGTAAACAAAATTACGCTGAATCAATCGTTTGAGGAAACGCCTTTGACAATAAATACAAAATTTCATCAAAATTACAGAAAAATCCCCGAAATCAGGCATCTTCAGGTAGTTGCTAATAAAGCTGGTTTATTAAAATCAATAGAAGAACACGCTGGTATTGTGATAAAAGGCGTTGGAAAAGACTATGACTGGGATACTTTTAATGAAAATTTGGTCGAAGGTAGAAAAATAAATTTTAAGGATACAACCTATTCTGATGAGATAATTATCAGTAAAAAAATAGCTAATCAGCTAAAAATCAAACTTTCTGACGAAGTACGTATTTACTTTATTCAAAATCCTCCACGAATTAGAAAAGTAAAAGTAGTTGGTATTTATGATACAGGTTTGGAAGAATTTGATAAAAACTTCATTCTAGGAGATTTAGCATTAATTCAGAAAATGAATGATTGGAATAATCAAACAGTGGGTCATTATGAAATTTTTATCAAAAATTTTGACCAATTAGATGCTACCGCCAAACAAGTTTTTGATGAAATAGACCAAGACATGCAAATATTAAGAGTTACCGATATGTTTCCAGCCATTTTTGATTGGCTTAGCCTCATGGACAGAAATATTATCGTGATTATTGGACTAATTTTGTTAGTTGCTAGTTTTAATATGATTTCTGTCTTGCTGGTAATGATGATGGAGCGAACACCAATGATTGGTTTATTAAAAGCATTAGGTTCTGATAATGCCAAAATTCGAAAGATATTTATTTACAATGGTCTAACAATCATTATCAAAGGAATGGCTTATGGCAATATCATTGGTTTAGGGTTCTGTTTTCTGCAAAAAGAATTCAAAATTATTCCCTTAGATTCCGAAAGCTATTATATGAGTTTTGTTCCAATTTCTATTGATTGGCTAACAGTTTTATGGCTAAATGTTGTAACGGTTATACTAGTTTGGGCAGTTATTACCATTCCAACATTTGTAGTTTCAAAAATGAAATTAGTTGAATCACTCAAATTCAAAAGCTAG
- a CDS encoding MBOAT family O-acyltransferase, translating into MIFNSIEFLLFFPIVTIIYFLFKHNNRWWWLLAASCVFYMVFKPEYLLILGFTIVVDYYAGIWIENAQGKQKRLYLIMSLVANIGVLAFFKYTNFAIFALAQANIAHFKLLDFILPIGLSFHTFQAMSYTIEVYRGNQKAERHFGIYALYVMFYPQLVAGPIERPQNVLHQFYERMTFDYARVTSGLKLMAWGLFKKVVIADRLALFADKVYNSPMEYEGIPIIVATFFFTFQIFCDFSGYSDIALGTAEVMGFKLMKNFDRPYFSKSISEFWRRWHISLSTWFRDYLYIPLGGNRVSKTRQNFNQFLVFAVSGLWHGANWNFIIWGALHGFYLIFARLTKKPREFFYKITGIERIPMLHKSIQSFITFLLVAFAWIFFRGNYLEQSQCWHLITHLFTNLPTWHEFLTYQYLSQNVFLGFTIVEFIIALCLIIFMEMIHYIQRDKSIRAIISSYSTPKRWIIYYAFMIAFFLLGVFDQPAQFIYFQF; encoded by the coding sequence ATGATTTTTAATTCAATAGAATTTTTATTGTTTTTTCCCATTGTTACGATTATTTATTTTTTGTTTAAGCATAATAATAGATGGTGGTGGCTTTTGGCAGCAAGTTGTGTATTTTATATGGTTTTTAAGCCTGAATATCTTTTGATTTTAGGCTTTACGATTGTAGTTGATTACTATGCTGGAATTTGGATTGAAAATGCACAAGGAAAGCAAAAGAGGCTTTACTTGATTATGAGTTTGGTGGCAAATATTGGGGTTTTGGCATTTTTTAAATATACAAACTTTGCCATTTTTGCCTTAGCACAGGCCAATATCGCTCATTTTAAATTACTTGATTTTATTTTACCAATTGGCTTATCTTTTCATACTTTTCAAGCGATGAGTTATACAATTGAAGTATATCGTGGCAATCAAAAGGCTGAAAGACATTTTGGTATATATGCACTTTATGTAATGTTTTACCCACAGTTGGTGGCTGGGCCAATTGAACGACCACAAAATGTCTTGCATCAATTCTATGAAAGGATGACTTTTGATTATGCAAGAGTTACGAGCGGCTTAAAACTAATGGCTTGGGGGCTTTTTAAAAAAGTAGTCATTGCCGATCGATTAGCTCTATTTGCCGATAAAGTTTATAATAGTCCGATGGAATATGAAGGAATTCCAATCATCGTAGCTACTTTTTTCTTTACCTTTCAAATTTTCTGCGATTTCTCTGGGTATTCAGATATCGCTCTTGGTACTGCCGAAGTGATGGGTTTTAAACTCATGAAAAATTTCGACCGTCCGTATTTCTCTAAAAGTATTTCTGAGTTTTGGAGAAGATGGCATATATCACTTTCAACGTGGTTCCGTGATTATTTGTATATCCCATTAGGTGGTAATCGGGTTAGCAAAACTCGACAAAATTTCAACCAATTTTTGGTTTTTGCAGTGAGTGGTTTGTGGCATGGAGCCAATTGGAACTTTATTATTTGGGGAGCATTACACGGATTTTATTTGATTTTTGCCCGATTGACAAAGAAACCAAGGGAGTTTTTCTACAAAATAACTGGAATTGAGCGAATTCCAATGCTTCATAAAAGTATTCAATCTTTCATTACTTTTTTATTGGTTGCTTTTGCATGGATATTTTTCAGAGGAAATTACCTTGAACAAAGTCAATGTTGGCATTTGATTACACATTTATTTACGAATCTTCCAACTTGGCATGAGTTCTTGACTTATCAATATTTATCTCAAAATGTATTTTTAGGCTTTACCATCGTTGAATTTATTATTGCTTTATGCTTAATAATCTTCATGGAAATGATTCATTATATTCAAAGAGATAAAAGTATCCGAGCAATTATTTCAAGTTATTCTACTCCAAAAAGATGGATAATATATTATGCTTTCATGATTGCCTTTTTCCTGCTTGGCGTTTTCGACCAACCTGCCCAATTTATCTATTTTCAGTTCTAA
- the guaA gene encoding glutamine-hydrolyzing GMP synthase: MTEQILILDFGSQFTQLIARRVRELNVYCEIHPFNKIPAITPEIKGVILSGSPCSVRDEDAPIVDWQEFAKTLPVLGVCYGAQMMAQTGGGEVAPSSIREYGRTILNKVDNRYALFKDVADDTQVWMSHSDTIAQPPKDADIIASTDTVKVAAFKIKEKPVYGIQFHPEVTHTVLGKTIIKNFVVDICECSQSWTPDSFVEETIKDLREKLGEDKVIMGLSGGVDSSVAATLIHHAIGKNLYCIFVDNGLLRKGEFEEVLDSYKGLGLNVVGVDAKDRFYEALKGLTDPEAKRKAIGKTFIDVFDAESHKIEGAKWLGQGTIYPDVIESVSVKGPSVTIKSHHNVGGLPDFMKLQVVEPLRLLFKDGVREVGKALDIPQNILGRHPFPGPGLGIRILGDVTAEKVQILQEVDAIFINGLKSSGLYDKVWQAGAMLLPVQSVGVMGDERTYERVVALRAVTSIDGMTADWAHLPYEFLADVSNEIINKVKGVNRVVYDISSKPPATIEWE; this comes from the coding sequence ATGACCGAACAAATCCTTATTCTTGATTTTGGCTCGCAATTTACCCAGCTTATTGCCCGTCGAGTTAGAGAACTAAATGTGTATTGTGAAATACACCCTTTCAATAAAATTCCCGCTATTACACCCGAAATTAAAGGTGTTATTCTTTCAGGGAGTCCGTGTTCAGTAAGAGATGAAGATGCTCCGATTGTTGATTGGCAAGAATTTGCCAAAACGCTTCCTGTTTTGGGTGTTTGTTATGGAGCACAAATGATGGCTCAAACTGGCGGTGGCGAAGTGGCTCCCTCTTCAATTAGAGAATATGGACGCACAATTTTGAATAAAGTAGATAATCGTTACGCTTTATTTAAGGACGTGGCTGATGATACTCAAGTTTGGATGTCGCACAGTGATACCATTGCACAGCCTCCTAAAGATGCGGATATTATTGCTTCTACTGATACAGTAAAAGTTGCAGCTTTTAAAATAAAGGAAAAACCAGTTTATGGTATTCAGTTTCACCCAGAAGTGACACATACAGTTTTGGGAAAAACAATTATTAAAAACTTTGTGGTGGATATCTGTGAATGTTCTCAGTCTTGGACGCCCGATTCATTTGTAGAAGAAACAATCAAAGATTTACGTGAAAAATTAGGCGAGGATAAAGTAATTATGGGTCTATCTGGTGGTGTTGATTCATCGGTGGCAGCAACTTTAATTCACCACGCAATCGGAAAAAATCTATATTGCATATTCGTTGATAATGGTTTGCTTCGTAAAGGTGAATTTGAAGAGGTGCTTGATTCATATAAAGGTTTGGGGTTAAATGTTGTGGGTGTTGATGCGAAAGATAGATTTTATGAAGCATTGAAAGGTTTAACAGACCCTGAAGCTAAACGAAAAGCTATTGGAAAAACATTCATTGATGTTTTTGATGCCGAATCTCATAAAATTGAAGGAGCAAAATGGTTAGGTCAAGGAACAATCTATCCTGATGTAATTGAGTCAGTTTCGGTCAAAGGCCCTTCAGTAACCATCAAATCGCATCATAACGTGGGTGGTTTACCTGACTTTATGAAGCTGCAGGTAGTTGAACCATTGAGATTACTTTTCAAAGATGGTGTTAGAGAAGTAGGTAAAGCTTTAGATATTCCTCAAAATATTTTAGGACGTCATCCTTTCCCAGGACCAGGTTTAGGAATTAGGATTTTAGGCGATGTAACGGCTGAGAAAGTACAAATTTTACAAGAAGTTGATGCCATTTTTATCAATGGTCTGAAAAGTTCTGGATTGTACGATAAAGTATGGCAAGCAGGAGCAATGTTGCTTCCAGTACAAAGTGTAGGAGTAATGGGTGATGAACGTACTTATGAAAGAGTTGTTGCCCTTAGAGCTGTAACGAGTATAGATGGAATGACCGCCGATTGGGCACATTTACCTTATGAGTTTTTAGCTGATGTTTCTAACGAAATTATCAATAAAGTGAAGGGAGTCAATAGGGTAGTGTATGATATTAGTTCGAAACCACCAGCAACCATTGAGTGGGAATAA